The genomic DNA GCAATTTTACTGTATTTCTCATATTGAGAAGCATCTTTGGAACCAATCAGAATCAAATCCGGCTCCAGAGTCAGTACCTTTTCAAAGGACACGCTATCGCGATCTCCAATGCTTGTAATGCCCTGTACAAGATCCTTGGAAAACGGATTGTCCAAATAATACTTCACACTCCCCACGGGTTGAATACCAAGAGCTAATAAATCATTCTGATACATATCTACTACGATCCGTTGAGGATGAGTTGGGACTGTAACATCACCATGAATTGTTTTGACTGTTTTCGTTGCTGGCTTCTGCTCGGTAGAAGTTTGATTCTGCTTTCCGTCAGTCTGCCCCGTATTTCCTCCACAAGCGGTCAGAGCCAGCATGAATGACAGCAGCATCATTGCAATCCACATTTCCTTTTTCAAAACATTCATTCCTCTCTCTGCTTACATTTCATACTATTTCATTTAGGTACCGTACTGGGCTTGATGCAGACGGCTATACGGACCTTGTACCGCTAGCAATTCTTCATGCCTACCTTGCTCGGCGATTCCCTGATCGGCAACTACGATAATGCGGTCGGCGTTTTTAATCGTTGCCAGACGATGCGCAATAACGAGCGTTGTGCGTCCTTGCGACAACTCTGTCAAAGCCTGCTGAATTGCAGCTTCTGTCTCTGTATCCAGTGCTGATGTTGCTTCATCCAAAATGAGAATAGGTGGATTTTTGAGGAACATCCGGGCAATAGACAAGCGTTGCTTTTGGCCCCCGGACAGCTTTACGCCCCGTTCACCAATCATGGTATCCAAACCTTCCGGATATGAACGAACGAGGTCTTCAATCTGAGCCCGTCGGGCGGCATCCCAAATTTCTTCTTCCGAGGCACCTAGCTTGCCATATGCAATATTTTCACGAACCGTTCCATCGAACAGGAACACGTCCTGCTGTACGATCCCAATCATGGAGCGCAACGATTCCAGCTTCATTTCACGGATATCCATACCATCAATGGTAATACTGCCTTCCTCCACATCATAGAAGCGTGGCAACAAGCTGCAAAGCGTCGTTTTACCTGCTCCTGAAGGGCCGACCAGTGCTACAGTCTCTCCCGCATGGATGGATAGGTCCACTTTACGCAATACCTTGTCTTTGTTTTCATAGCCAAATGTTACACCTGCAAATTGGATTTCTCCATTGAGATGGGTAACGGTCTTGGCCCCTGGCAGATCTTCTACATCCGATTCACTTTCCAACAAATCTAGGTATCGGCGGAAGCCGGCAATGCCTTTGGGATACGTTTCAATAACGGAGTTAATCTGCTTGATTGGCGCGAGAAATACGTTGGACAGCATCACAAACGCGATAAATTCCCCGTACGTCATTTGCCCTTCAATCACAAACCATGTACCGCACACGAGTACAAACAGCGAAACCAGCTTCATCAGAATAAAACTAATTGAAGAATTCCAAGCCATAATACGGTAAGCAATTAGCTTGGTTTTACGGAATCGTCCATTGTTTTCAGCAAAGCGCTC from Paenibacillus sp. FSL R10-2782 includes the following:
- a CDS encoding ABC transporter ATP-binding protein — its product is MLKRFFEYYRPYRTLFIIDFSCALLAALLELAFPLAVNRVVDDLLPSGNWKWILYACLGLLGIYVVSAGLNYVVTYWGHKLGINIESDMRKKLFDRIQKQSFRFFDNNKTGHLVSRMTNDLMDIGEIAHHGPEDLFIALMTLGGAFGIMLGINWKLAVLTFIIVPLMIYLSLYFSRKMNAAFHRMFSDIADYNARIENNVSGIRVVQAFSNEEHEMERFAENNGRFRKTKLIAYRIMAWNSSISFILMKLVSLFVLVCGTWFVIEGQMTYGEFIAFVMLSNVFLAPIKQINSVIETYPKGIAGFRRYLDLLESESDVEDLPGAKTVTHLNGEIQFAGVTFGYENKDKVLRKVDLSIHAGETVALVGPSGAGKTTLCSLLPRFYDVEEGSITIDGMDIREMKLESLRSMIGIVQQDVFLFDGTVRENIAYGKLGASEEEIWDAARRAQIEDLVRSYPEGLDTMIGERGVKLSGGQKQRLSIARMFLKNPPILILDEATSALDTETEAAIQQALTELSQGRTTLVIAHRLATIKNADRIIVVADQGIAEQGRHEELLAVQGPYSRLHQAQYGT